From Achromobacter spanius, a single genomic window includes:
- a CDS encoding M61 family metallopeptidase: protein MKKIDDVPPILYRLAPHDPAGHRYRITLTIASPSPAGQRLSLPAWIPGSYLIRDFSRQIESLAAYSGTRRVNVDKTDNHTWQAAPCEGPLRIEYTVYAWDLSVRGAHLDETHGFFNGTSVFLRVQGQDHEPCLVDLAPPRGIDGWKVYTSLPEAAGHKGAARRHGFGLYLAPDYDALIDHPVEMGTPQVSRFVAHGAEHELVFTGVAPNLDLARITEDVKKICETQIAFFEPRTKRAPFLDSADRYVFMTMVTGDGYGGLEHRASTALMTARKDLPVLGQQGQGDGYRGFLGLVSHEYFHTWNVKRIKPDVFAPYDLSQPDLTRLLWVFEGFTSYYDDLLLLRSGAITRADYLRLLGKTITSVARTPGRHKQSVAESSFDAWTRYYKQDENSPNALVSYYTKGALVALGLDLLIRDESSGARSLDDVMRLLWERYGRDFYRGKPQGLPEDGLPALIEEATGVDTRRFIARHAYGTADVPLADLLETQGVKLQWKASANIPSLDVRTRKQGESLTLATVLEGGAGHKGGLSAGDVLVAIDGLRVDAPAGLELLLAQYRAGDRVNVHVFRRDELREFRVRLSGPEASECVLV, encoded by the coding sequence ATGAAAAAAATTGATGACGTACCGCCCATACTTTACCGCCTTGCGCCGCACGATCCCGCCGGCCACCGCTACCGGATAACCCTTACGATCGCATCGCCCTCGCCCGCGGGCCAGCGCCTGTCGCTGCCAGCGTGGATTCCGGGCAGCTATCTGATCCGCGACTTCTCGCGGCAGATCGAGTCGCTGGCCGCGTATTCGGGAACGCGGCGGGTGAATGTCGACAAGACAGACAATCACACGTGGCAGGCCGCGCCTTGCGAGGGGCCGCTGCGCATCGAGTACACGGTGTATGCGTGGGATCTATCGGTGCGCGGCGCGCATCTGGACGAGACGCACGGGTTCTTCAACGGCACAAGCGTGTTTCTGCGCGTGCAGGGCCAGGACCATGAGCCCTGCCTGGTGGACCTGGCCCCGCCGCGGGGCATCGATGGCTGGAAGGTGTACACGAGCCTGCCGGAAGCGGCGGGTCATAAGGGCGCGGCGCGGCGGCATGGGTTCGGGCTGTATCTGGCGCCGGACTATGACGCGCTGATCGACCACCCGGTGGAGATGGGCACACCGCAGGTGTCGCGGTTTGTGGCGCACGGCGCGGAGCACGAGCTGGTGTTCACGGGGGTTGCGCCGAATCTGGATCTTGCGCGGATCACGGAAGACGTGAAGAAGATCTGCGAGACGCAGATTGCGTTTTTCGAACCGCGCACGAAGCGGGCGCCGTTCCTGGACAGCGCGGATCGCTATGTGTTCATGACGATGGTGACGGGCGACGGCTACGGCGGCCTGGAACATCGCGCGAGCACGGCGCTGATGACGGCGCGCAAGGACCTGCCTGTGCTGGGCCAGCAAGGCCAGGGCGATGGCTACCGGGGATTCCTGGGGCTGGTGAGTCACGAGTATTTCCATACGTGGAACGTGAAGCGCATCAAGCCGGATGTGTTCGCGCCTTACGATCTTTCGCAGCCGGATCTGACGCGGCTGTTGTGGGTGTTTGAGGGCTTTACGTCCTACTACGACGATCTGCTGCTGCTGCGCTCGGGCGCGATCACGCGTGCGGATTATTTGCGACTGCTGGGCAAGACGATCACGAGCGTGGCGCGCACGCCGGGGCGGCATAAGCAGTCGGTGGCTGAAAGCTCTTTCGATGCCTGGACGCGGTATTACAAGCAGGACGAGAATTCGCCGAACGCGCTGGTGAGCTATTACACGAAGGGCGCGTTGGTGGCGCTGGGGCTGGATCTGCTGATCCGCGATGAATCTTCTGGCGCGCGTTCGCTGGATGACGTGATGCGGTTGTTGTGGGAACGCTATGGGCGGGATTTCTATCGGGGCAAGCCGCAGGGGTTGCCGGAGGATGGATTGCCTGCGCTGATCGAGGAAGCGACTGGCGTGGATACGCGGCGCTTCATTGCTCGCCATGCTTACGGGACGGCGGATGTGCCGTTGGCTGATTTGCTCGAAACGCAGGGTGTGAAGCTGCAGTGGAAGGCGTCGGCCAATATTCCGTCATTGGACGTGCGGACGCGCAAGCAAGGTGAGTCGCTGACGCTGGCGACTGTTCTTGAAGGTGGGGCTGGGCATAAGGGTGGGTTGTCAGCTGGCGATGTGCTGGTGGCGATCGATGGGTTGCGGGTGGATGCGCCGGCGGGGTTGGAGTTGTTGTTGGCGCAGTACCGGGCTGGGGATCGGGTGAATGTGCATGTGTTTCGGCGGGATGAACTTCGGGAGTTTCGGGTGCGGTTGAGTGGGCCTGAGGCTTCGGAGTGTGTGTTGGTTTGA
- a CDS encoding enoyl-CoA hydratase, which translates to MSESFVLVETRGRVGLLTLNRPKALNALNDQLMDELGAALLAFEADPEIGCVVITGSEKAFAAGADIGAMKDWSYMDVYGSEYITRNWETLKRIRKPVIAAVGGYALGGGCELAMMCDIIIAADTAKFGQPEIKLGVIPGAGGTQRLPRAVGKAKAMDLALTARMMGAEEAERAGLVSRVVAADKLLEEAIDAATVIASMSLPSVMMAKECVNRAFEGSLNEGLLFERRVFHSLFATEDQKEGMAAFTEKRKPDFKHR; encoded by the coding sequence ATGAGCGAGTCGTTTGTACTGGTCGAAACCCGGGGCCGAGTCGGCCTGCTGACGCTGAATCGTCCCAAGGCGCTCAACGCGCTGAACGATCAGCTCATGGATGAACTCGGCGCCGCGCTGCTCGCGTTCGAAGCCGATCCCGAAATCGGCTGCGTCGTCATCACCGGCAGCGAAAAGGCTTTCGCCGCGGGCGCTGACATTGGCGCCATGAAAGACTGGTCCTACATGGACGTGTACGGCAGCGAATACATCACCCGCAACTGGGAAACGCTCAAGCGCATCCGCAAACCCGTCATCGCCGCCGTCGGCGGCTACGCGCTCGGCGGCGGCTGCGAACTCGCCATGATGTGCGACATCATCATCGCCGCCGACACCGCCAAGTTCGGCCAGCCCGAAATCAAGCTCGGCGTCATCCCCGGCGCCGGCGGCACGCAGCGCCTGCCGCGCGCCGTCGGCAAGGCCAAGGCCATGGACCTTGCGCTGACTGCCCGCATGATGGGCGCCGAGGAAGCCGAACGCGCCGGCCTCGTCTCGCGCGTGGTTGCCGCCGACAAGCTGCTCGAAGAAGCCATCGACGCCGCCACCGTCATCGCCTCCATGTCGCTGCCGTCCGTCATGATGGCCAAGGAATGCGTCAACCGCGCGTTCGAGGGTTCGCTCAATGAAGGCCTGCTGTTCGAGCGCCGCGTCTTCCACTCGCTCTTCGCCACCGAAGACCAGAAGGAAGGCATGGCCGCCTTCACCGAAAAGCGCAAACCTGACTTCAAACACCGTTAA
- a CDS encoding DUF1254 domain-containing protein: MRIPTATRRLSTAALAGALSVCFLNVAQAQSPQSTLRLVSETPYPAGQAAAPRMNEAELRDTAIDAYVYAYPMVLMELARRQATAVQSPLDGKAPMNQFGHKAAFPDPRATDAPWPSADALYSSLWFDVSRAPLIINLPDTGGRYTVLSALDMWSDVFASRGTRTNGQGAQSFAIVGPHWNGTVPAGVDVIRSPTSTGWLIGWTQTGGPQDYAAVNQIQAGMTARPLLVPVTPASAPRGRNAGNAFPQTGAGVGTAPIGSTLPMPAPATTVPDGTPAEQVAGMDAASFFAVFFDALRNNPPHANDTPMLDRMRRIGLDDRQPFSYGRLSPAVQQALSDAQPLAGRRIADNVSRLATPINGWNTVLTGIGTYGTDYTRRAAIAYAGLGAPTPEDVLYPVTVSDSKGRPLDSNEDYVLHFDKGQLPPAQLWSLHVYNSKYGFAENPANRYVIRSTDGLKYNADGSLDIYVQRRDPGESKRANWVSTPAADGPFVLSMRLYAPQNSALDGQWAPPPVKED, from the coding sequence ATGCGTATACCTACCGCTACCCGCCGGCTGTCCACGGCTGCGCTCGCCGGCGCGCTCAGCGTCTGCTTTCTCAACGTCGCCCAGGCTCAATCGCCGCAGTCCACGCTGCGGCTGGTCTCCGAGACGCCGTATCCGGCCGGCCAGGCCGCCGCGCCGCGGATGAACGAGGCGGAGTTGCGCGATACCGCCATCGACGCTTATGTCTATGCTTATCCCATGGTGCTCATGGAACTGGCGCGCCGCCAGGCGACGGCGGTGCAAAGCCCGCTGGACGGCAAGGCGCCGATGAATCAGTTCGGTCACAAGGCCGCCTTCCCCGACCCGCGCGCGACCGACGCGCCGTGGCCCAGTGCCGACGCGCTGTATTCCAGCCTGTGGTTCGACGTCTCGCGCGCTCCGCTCATCATCAACCTGCCTGACACCGGCGGCCGCTATACCGTGCTGTCCGCGCTGGATATGTGGAGCGACGTCTTCGCCTCGCGCGGCACGCGTACCAACGGCCAAGGCGCCCAGTCGTTCGCCATCGTCGGGCCGCACTGGAACGGCACCGTGCCGGCTGGCGTCGACGTGATCCGCAGCCCGACCTCGACGGGCTGGCTGATCGGTTGGACGCAGACCGGCGGTCCGCAGGACTATGCCGCCGTCAACCAGATCCAGGCCGGCATGACCGCGCGGCCCTTGCTCGTGCCCGTCACGCCGGCCAGCGCGCCGCGCGGCCGCAATGCCGGCAACGCCTTCCCGCAAACCGGTGCGGGCGTCGGCACCGCGCCCATCGGCAGCACCCTGCCCATGCCGGCCCCGGCCACGACGGTCCCCGATGGCACCCCCGCCGAGCAGGTCGCGGGCATGGACGCCGCCTCCTTCTTTGCCGTGTTCTTCGACGCGCTGCGCAACAACCCGCCGCATGCCAACGACACGCCCATGCTGGACCGCATGCGCCGCATCGGCCTGGATGACCGTCAGCCGTTCTCGTATGGCCGCCTGAGCCCGGCCGTGCAGCAGGCCCTCTCGGATGCGCAACCGCTGGCGGGCCGCCGCATCGCCGACAACGTCTCGCGCCTGGCTACCCCGATCAACGGCTGGAACACGGTGCTGACCGGCATCGGCACCTACGGCACCGACTACACGCGCCGCGCCGCCATCGCCTATGCCGGCCTGGGCGCGCCGACGCCGGAAGACGTGCTGTATCCGGTCACCGTGTCTGATTCGAAGGGCCGTCCGCTGGACTCGAACGAAGACTACGTGCTGCACTTCGACAAGGGCCAGCTGCCCCCGGCACAGCTCTGGTCGCTGCATGTCTACAACAGCAAGTACGGCTTCGCCGAAAACCCGGCCAACCGCTACGTGATCCGCAGCACCGACGGCCTGAAGTACAACGCCGACGGCTCGCTCGACATCTACGTCCAGCGCCGTGACCCGGGCGAGTCCAAGCGCGCCAACTGGGTCAGCACGCCGGCCGCCGATGGCCCGTTCGTGCTCAGCATGCGCCTGTATGCGCCGCAGAACTCTGCGCTGGACGGGCAGTGGGCACCGCCGCCGGTCAAGGAAGACTAA